gtcctgcacaatcacatacacaagacaaaccgcctagaactcgtaagccaaccgctaaaatttggaaatttatgactaaggatagggaaagccaaacagttaaatgtaccctatgtggacaattatttgcttttaggcaaggaactagtaaggatggtggaacggatacactaaatggtcatatgagaaagaaacatatggatgtttggggagagcaaacgggttcaaatatGGGGgatattcaaatgacgatagacctacgaaccggtagaaattttaagtatgacaagaaaaaagagcgtgtagaaatagctaaaatggtagcttatgattgtttaccattttcctttccttcgggtttgggatttgttacttacattcaacgttgttataatccgttatttgagggtattcctagaagtacttgtagaatggatgttatagatttgtataaaaaatatagattttattttcttcatgtatttaattcttcaaattgtaatgtttctcttaccgctgatttgggtcttagtcttaacaagttagatttttttgctattacatgtcattgggttgatgacaaatgggttatgcaaaaaagaattatagcttttttatatgatgaaggaaaaggtcgtcacgatggaaaaaatttagcagattcaatgtctactattatgagattttttaatatttatagaaaaacactttgtattgctttagataatgcttctaataatacaaaggcaattggtcttttaaaaagaggctccgctaaaaaatatttttcatgtgagatgtagttgtcacattttaaatttaattgttaaagatggtcttgtgtgttttgacgattctattcgaAAAGTTAGAGAtacggttgcgtttcttttttgtaatgctaatagggaagacttagagattttaagaatgcttgtgtagaaaataaccttagacctacgaaaattcaagtagaaattgagactaggtggaactacacttacattatgctacaacaagcatatgagtataggattctcatacaacaagttcacaacaaatataatattaatagtgatgattggttaaattttacgcattgggaagatgttaaagaatgtgttgaactcttagaaattttttataatgcaaatcttgctttttctagacaattctatcccacggtaatcgAAATTTTAGCCTATTTAGTAGAAATAGCTAGATTTTTACAAgaatataaatataaacccggttatcaagcagctatttttgaaatgataatcaaatttaagaagtatttttttcccatcccaaatttatttatattggattctcttttaaatccttgtttaaaagtgtcttatactaaagcattggttggtcaaatttatatatttttagaaattgaacagggagttcaaccatctttagttgaagccgaactcgctattgatgacgagtttagaaaatttttttactcattattctaattgggaagaacgtgctacacccgtttcTCCAGGCCCTAcaacttctcaaagtagcaaaaagggcttgtcgggtttgtcgcatttaaatgTTTTACATTCATAGCCAACTCTTTCTTatagtgcaaactttgatgaatataacttttatttgatgcaaccaaatgtggatatcaaggaactggatgaattggacgtcttagcatggtggaagaagtacaaggcaagtcatccgatactctcaagaatggctcgagatatccttacggttcaagtatcaaccgtggctcggagagcgcatttagccaaggaagacagcaaattggagaccatagccattcattatccggctttagcttgcaagtactagtgtgcattcacgATTGGATTaaatcggagcgacgcaaccaaaacttagaagcggaggaaggcgaagagaaagaaattgaagatttgatagcaagtaccagaccaaatggaagactttgaagatatctccatggccgaatatgatatgggggaaattaacgaaatgattgagaattggtgattttattattctactatttctttataactcatgtattatttgcaagttaaaaaaaactactacttgcaaataaatgttatccaagaatgaataaaatatatggctcattgagctttcttctattgtgttcatatttttacttatattaagttaggaatatacctaaaatatactaagaatatacttataatatatagtatacatataacttaacatatatatatatatatatatataataagttatataacctaagtatattgatatatataagtatattcttactatattttaggtgtgtatatgtatatatatataaaaaaaaaattaagctataaataacttaagttataatatataagttatagtatatatatatatatatatatatatatatatatatatatatatataagtatattcttactatattttaggtatatgtagtataacactataactcaagcatataaattatatatatatataaattatatatatatatacacgtatatgctgtattgctgacttgttgTTAGCcggttagtcagtaaatatttaaattttacttataaacttatataacatatgtaaatatacctacaatatactaataaatactaatatatatatatatatatatatatatatatatatatatatatatatataatacaaaaaaaaaagggttttggactgtttgaaccggaccggttccgattTCGAATTTGTAACCGGTAAGTCGGAACCGATGACCAGTTCCGATTTTTAACTGGAAACCGGACGATTCTGTAACCGATTACCGCTCCGGTCCGGTTtcaaccggttgacgggtttaagTATATGAGAACAAACTCAGCCATTGCTAGTCAGACTATCAGGTGTGCTTTCACATTTGTTTCATGACCTGTCACTATATGACTAGATCCGACTAAAAGACTTATGATGACTCCGACTCCCCCTCGTACACTCAGAAATACCTATGCATGCTTTTATTGCTTGCTAGCGCTCTGCAATTTTCAAACTGACACTTGAAATCAGGATTACGTATGTTGTCTTTCCACATAGTAGCTGGCAATGATCTCACAGATGTTACACTAAAGCAACATATGGAACTACGTGCCACGTGTGGGACACAAATAAGCTCTCTTCTTGACACGTTCACATCCTTTGCCTACACTTATTGTTCATGCATTCCTTCTCAgctttctcattttcatcacccAAATTGCCTCTTCAACCCCTCATAGATCACCTGCCTCTAAGCTTCTGCAAAGCGTAACTCACTCAATTTGAGTGACGGTGCGTTAATATATAGCTCAAAATTATGATATTTTTGAATTGAGCATTCAAATATATGACAAAGGGTGTCTATTATACTTTCTATactcaaattttgaaaaaaattatgCGCATAGTCTCAATTGCTCGTATATAAGACTATAAGTTAATCATATAAAATAtatcacttttttttaattatacaCGTCAGTAGCAATTGGAACATATCTGAAATTTTACGACTTATTAAGGTTAATGCATATAATTGAAGGATGAACATATCTTAAGTAATTAACTTATCTATGTATTAGGCATTTGATATGTCTGCAGGAAATTTAAGTTGAGAGTATCTAATAAGAACATTTTATCATGTATTAAGATGATCAAACAAAATACACCgtagttcgagtgtctaaataaaatttaataacaTATTTAAGAGATTATTAATAAATTCAACCTTGATATCTTTTATACCATCAATAGATTTCAATTCTAATAAGAATAAGTTAGTTGACATTTAATCAAATTGTTGGTTACTTATATTTATTAAAATTTTTATCTTAATTGTTTTATTAGTAACTTAAACTCTTGCCCCCACTTCCCAAGTTCATTATAACTAGCTGCGCGTAAGGCATGCAGAGGAGCAGAAGCCACGCAattcttttcttctcttttgtAGCATTGCCACCTTTCCCTCTATATATTTGACattcttctcttttttcttcttcaactcaTTTTCTCAGCGATAATGTACCACATTcctcttgaaaaaaaaaaaaaaaaaagaatgacaaCCCAAGCAGCgaaaaatttctcaaaatactACGAGAATTGGATGAGTCAACTTGAAGAGTTACTCAAACTACTACTAATCATTCCAAGGGAAACCTCATACCTCAAAGATCACGAAGCCTTAGTGAACAAAATGACCACACATCACAAAGATTACTACACAGCCAAATGGGCAGCAGCACATGAAGATATCTTAGCATTTTTTGCACCAATGTGGCTGAGCCCTTTAGAAAATGCATACTTATGGGTCACTGGATGTAAGCCCTCAATGATCTTCCGGCTAGTCGGTGTGGCTCTTAACCAGTTGAGTGATGAGCAGTTGAAAAATGTTGAAGCTTTGAGGTTGAAAATAAGGGGAGAAGAAGAGAAAGTGGAGAGGGAAATGGAGAGGCAACAGGTGGCAATGGGAGATAGAAAAATGGTGGAGTTGGCAAGGTTGAAAAGcagtgataataataataatagtaataataataatcaattgGATGGGTTAGTTGAGGTGGCGTTGAAAGGGTTAATGGTGAGTTTAGAGAGGGTTATGAAAATGGCTGATTGTGTTAGGCTTAAGACTTTGAAGGGTTTGTTGGATATATTGAGTCCTGCACAGTGTGTGGATTTCTTGGCTGCTATTTCTATGCTTCAAATTCAGATGAGGAAACGGGGAAGAAAGAGAGAGAACTTTGCAATTAAGTAAATTCGAAGTTTTGTATGGAAAAATAGATTTTTTTCTTGTGAAATTTGGTTAGGTTAGCTAGTTTGAGAGTAGATCGAGGATAAATGTGTATGCAtggctttttctttttctttgaacGGCATTTTAGCTTTTGTTAGTGTACTATACTATGTTTCAGCAATTTGTCAGCCTTTGGTGCTTGGTTTGTAGCTTTGTACTCTATTCCATATGGTGTGAAGGATTGATTTAGTGAAAAACGTCTCTCACGTATTCTGTTAATTATCATAGGCTTACTGACATTTGTAACTTGCAGGTACAGGATTTTGTAATGCAGGTCTCCAAATTTCACAGGTTTTGATTTAGACATCTCAAGTTGATCAAATGCAGTTTGCAGTATAAAATATCTAACTTTCGAAATT
Above is a genomic segment from Lycium barbarum isolate Lr01 chromosome 12, ASM1917538v2, whole genome shotgun sequence containing:
- the LOC132621877 gene encoding protein DOG1-like 4; amino-acid sequence: MYHIPLEKKKKKRMTTQAAKNFSKYYENWMSQLEELLKLLLIIPRETSYLKDHEALVNKMTTHHKDYYTAKWAAAHEDILAFFAPMWLSPLENAYLWVTGCKPSMIFRLVGVALNQLSDEQLKNVEALRLKIRGEEEKVEREMERQQVAMGDRKMVELARLKSSDNNNNSNNNNQLDGLVEVALKGLMVSLERVMKMADCVRLKTLKGLLDILSPAQCVDFLAAISMLQIQMRKRGRKRENFAIK